A region from the Acyrthosiphon pisum isolate AL4f chromosome A1, pea_aphid_22Mar2018_4r6ur, whole genome shotgun sequence genome encodes:
- the LOC115033845 gene encoding uncharacterized protein LOC115033845: MGKIKAKKAIQKLKETAKNTQLTIHCVVGTITSEITQSAAGQLPSLNQLKRTVQRIRKIKTCASRRTRRAPLFSIKIWNCYSMLDDNIPRTNNSVEGWHNSFNSMLSAHHPSIWTFITALKKEESLNRFKIEQYTAGFEPPKKKKYKDSTIKLKKICDDYKN, translated from the exons ATGGGCAAAATTAAAGCAAAAAAGGCCatccaaaaattaaaagaaactgCAAAAAATACCCAACTAACAATTCACTGTGTTGTGGGGACTATAACATCTGAA attacacaAAGCGCAGCGGGACAACTACCGAGTTTGAATCAATTAAAGCGTACCGTTCAACGAATtcgaaaaatcaaaacatgTGCTAGTCGTAGAACTAGAAGAGCCCctttgttttcaattaaaatttggaaTTGTTATTCAATGTTAGACGATAATATTCCACGAACAAACAATTCAGTTGAAGGTTGGCATAATTCTTTTAATTCTATGCTAAGTGCGCACCATCCATCAATTTGGACATTCATTACTGcattaaaaaaagaagaaagtttaaaccgttttaaaattgaacaatatactGCAGGCTTTGAACcaccaaagaaaaaaaaatataaggattccacaataaaactaaaaaaaatatgtgatgactataaaaattga